The Streptomyces sp. DG1A-41 genomic sequence GTCCGTCTGCTGACGGCAGATCCCCGTTCCGTCCTGCCGCCCCGGCGGGCAGAGTCGACGGCATGAGACTTCTGGTGCTGGGCGGTACGGAGTTCGCGGGCCGGGCCGTCGTGGAGGCGGCCCTGGGGCGGGGCTGGGAGGTGACCGTCTTCCACCGGGGGCGGCACGAGGCACCGCCGGGCGTGCGGTCGCTGCTCGGCGACCGCACCGCGCCCGACGGTCTGACCGCCCTCGCCGGGGACCCGGGCGAGTGGGACGTCGTCGTCGACACCTGGTCGGCGGCGCCCTGCGCGGTGCGGGACGCGGCGCGGCTGCTGCGGGGCCGCGCCCGCCGGTACGTGTACGTGTCGAGCTGCTCGGTGTACGCGTGGGCCCCGCCCGCGGGATACGGCGAGGACGCGCCCCTGGTGGAGGGAGCGTCGGACGACGCGGACGAGACCGACTACCCGCGGGACAAGCGCGGCGGCGAACTGGCCGTCCTGGACGCCTTCGGCGAGGACCGGTCGGTGCTCGTGCGGGCCGGGTTGCTCCTCGGCCCGTACGAGAACATCGGCCGGCTGCCCTGGTGGCTGGGCCGGATGGCGCGCGGCGGCCCGGTACTGGCCCCGGGCCCGCGCGAGCTGCCCCTCCAGTACGTGGACGTCCGTGACCTCGCCGAGTGGATCCTGCTCGCGGCCGAGCGGGAGCTGAGCGGGCCGTACAACCTGATGAGCCCTCAGGGGCACACCACGATGGGCGAGTTGCTGGACACGTGCGCCCGTGTCACCGGCGGCGGTGCCGAACTGCGGTGGACCGAGCCCGAGGTGATCCTCGAGGCCGGCATCGCGCCGTGGACCGAGCTGCCGGTGTGGGTGCCGCCGGGCAGCGACCTGCACGACGCCCTGCACGGCGCGGACGTCTCCCGGGCGCTCGCGGCGGGGCTGAGCTGCCGGCCCGTCGAGGAGACCGTGGCCGGCACCTGGCGGTGGCTCCAGGACGTCGGCGGCGCTGCGCCCCAGCGCCCGGACCGGCCGCGCCCGGGCCTCGACCCGGAGGTGGAGGCCAAGGTGCTCGCGGCCGCCGGGGGTGTACGTAACACCACCCCGTGACCGGGTGTTCCGGCCCAGTGACCCCGCACCCCCGCTCGGCGAGACTGACGCCATGACCATGGACACGAAGAGCGGCAACGGGCGTACGAAGGGGCGGGGCATCGGGCTCGCCGCGGTGCGGGGGCTGACGCTGGCCCTCGTGAGTCTGCCCGGGGCGGTGCTGTGCCTCACCTTGTCCCTGGTGTCCATGGCGCTCATCCCGACCGGGGTCGGGCTCGTCACGACGCCGTACGTACTGCAGGGGGTGCGGGCGTTCGCGAACTGGCGGCGCGTGCTCGCGGCGGAGTGGGGCGGGGTGCGGATACCTCCGGCGTACCGGCCGCTGCCGAGGGGCAACCCGTGGACGCGCACCTTCGGGATGCTGCGCGACCCGGCGACCTGGCGGGACCTGAGGTGGCTGCCGGTCGACATGACGGCGGGGTTCGTCACCGCGCTGCTGCCGGCGGTGCTGCTCTTCTATCCGCTGGAGGGCATCGCGATCGCGGCCTGGCTGTGGCGGCTCCTCGACGGGGACGGCGGTTACTGGTACGGGTTCGTGCGGGTCCACGACCAGAGGTCCGCGCTCGGCGCCGGAGTCCTGGCCCTCGTCCTGCTCTTCTTCGCCCACTTCCTCACCCCGCGCCTGCTGGACGCCCACTTCCGGCTCACCCGGGCTGTCCTGGGCTCCGGCCAGCGTGAACTGGCCGAGCGCGTACGGGTCCTGACCGAGACGCGGCGGGACGCGGTCGACACCTCCGCCGCCGAACTGCGGCGCATCGAACGGGACCTGCACGACGGAGCCCAGGCCCGGCTGGTCGCGGTCGGCATGGACCTGGGCACCATCGAGGCGCTCCTCGACAAGGACCCGGCCAAGGCCAAGGAGCTGATCGCGCAGGCCCGCAGGTCCTCGGTCGAGGCGCTGTCCGAACTGCGCGAGCTGGTGCGCGGCATCCATCCGCCGGTCCTGGCCGAGCGCGGACTGGGCGACGCCGTACGGGCGCTGGCGCTGCGGCTGCCGGTGGCCACCGAGGTGACCGTGGACCTGCCCGGGCGAGCGGAGGCGCCCGTGGAGTCGGCCGCGTACTTCGCCGTGAGCGAGGTGCTCACCAACGCCGTGAAGCACTCCGGCGCCGACCGGATCTGGGTCGATCTGCACCACACGGACGGCCATCTGCGGGCGACCGTCACCGACAACGGCAAGGGAGGTGCGGTGATCGGGGCCGGTTCCGGGCTGGCGGGGGTGGAGCGGCGACTGGGTACATTCGACGGCGTCCTGGCCGTCAGCAGCCCCGCGGGCGGTCCCACCATGGTCACCATGGAGATCCCTTGCGCGTAGTCCTGGCCGAAGACCTCTTCCTGCTGCGCGACGGACTCGTCCGGCTGCTCCGGGCGCACGACTTCGAGATCGCGGCGGCCGTCGAGTCAGGTCCCGAACTGGCCGCCGCGCTGGCCGAGCTGGCACCGGACGTCGCCGTGGTCGACGTACGCCTGCCGCCCACACACACCGACGAGGGGCTTCAGTGCGCGCTGGAGGCCCGCAGGAAGCGGCCCGGGCTGCCGGTGCTGGTGCTCTCCCAGCACGTGGAGCAGCTGTACGCGCGTGAGCTGCTCGCCGACGGCACCGGCGGCGTCGGGTACCTGCTGAAGGACCGGGTGTTCGACGCCGAGCAGTTCGTGGACGCCGTACGACGGGTCGCCGCCGGTGGTACGGCGATGGATCCGCAGGTCATCCAGCAGCTGCTGACCCGGCGGGCAGCCGACGACCGGCCTCTGGGCCGCCTCACCCCCAGGGAGCTGGAGGTGCTGGAGCAGATGGCGCAGGGGCGTTCCAACACGGCGATCGCGGCCAGGCTCGTCGTCACGGAACGGGCGATCGCCAAGCACACCGCGAACATCTTCGCCAAACTGGGCCTTGAGGTCTCGGACGACGACAACCGGCGCGTGCTGGCCGTTCTCGCGTATCTCGACCACGGCCGGTGAAAACGGACTTGCTTATTCACACACCGTCGGGGATCAACAACTCCCGGTGTGCGAGGGGCCGTTGAGAACACAGCTCCCTCACGAATCTCGCATCGATTTCCGAGACATCTGAACACCCCTGGGACGGCCTCCGTATGGAAGGGCGCCGCTTCACTCCTGTCGGGCGCCTCGATGCCCCCGAAAAAGGAAGTCAGAGGAGTTCCATGGGACGCAACACAAGAAAACGCCGGACGCCGCTGGCCACCAAGGCCGTAGCCGCATCGGCGGCCCTAGCGCTCGGTGGGGGCGGGCTGATCTGGGCAAACTTCTATGCCTCGGCGCATGAGGAGAACTCGGCGAACCAGACGAAGGCCGCGGGCGCACAGATCGCCACGATCCAGTGTCCGGACGTCGGACAGAAGCTGAGTGATGTGCCGGACGGTGCTCGCCAGGGGGTGGACAAGGAGCTGGCGAACCTCGACAAGCAGATCACCGAGGCATACGCCCGTCTCGCCTCCACGCGCCAGGCGCAGGCCGGTGACTCCGGCTTCGTCAACAACGCGATCCTCGGCCCGCTGAAGTCGAAGCGGGTTGCCGCCATCGACCGGATCGGGATCAACATCCGGCGCGTGGGCGGCCAGGCTCCGCAGGGGCTCGACCAGCTCGCCGAGTGCCAGGGCATGGCCGCCGACCAGCCGGAGGTCAACGACGGCAACGGGCAGGGCGGCGACCAGAACAACGGTGGTCAGGACCAGGGCCAGGACCAGGGCCAGGGCCAGGACAACGGTCAGGACCAGGGCCAGGACAACGGCCAGGACCAGGGCGGCGGCCAGGTCGGCGACAACGGCAACGGGGCCGCGGGCCCGGTGGCCGCCGACTTCGTCGACATCAACCAGGTCCAGCCGGGCTCCCGAGACCTGCAGAACGGTCTGGCCGCCAACGGTGACTCCGGTTCCACCGGCTCCTTCACCGCGAAGTGCGGTGTCAACGAGAACAACCTGTTCAACAGTGACAACCTGATCGTCGCCCCGGGTGTCGACAACGGCGCGCACCACACGCACGACTACGTCGGCAACCAGGACAACGACGCCTTCTCCAGCGACGAGGACCTGGCCAACGCCGAAACCTCGTGCCAGAACCAGGGCGACAAGTCCACGTACTACTGGCCGGTGCTGCGCCTCCAGGACGGCACCCAGGAGTTCGACGCGGGTGACCTGGGCGGTGGCGCCGAGGGCAACGTCGGCAAGATCCTGAAGGCCAGCCAGGCCGACATGAAGTTCGTCGGCAACAAGAAGAGCGACGTCGTCGCGATGCCGAAGTTCCTGCGCATCATCACCGGTGACGCCAAGGCCTTCACCAACGGCCTCGCCAACGCCAACACCTCGTTCAGCTGCACCGGCTTCGAGGACCGGCAGGTGACGGACAAGTACGTGATCTGTCCCGAGGGCAGCCAGGTGGTGCGGACGTCCAACTTCCAGAGCTGCTGGGACGGGCAGAACATCGACAGCGCCAACCACCGCGACCACGTCGCCTTCGTCCAGCAGGACGGCAGCTGCCCGAACGGCTTCCAGGCCATTCCTCAGCTCCAGGTCCGCCTGGTGTACGACGTGCCGGCCCCGACCATCGAGAACGGTCAGGTGCAGAACCCGTACGCCGTGGACGGCTTCCCGGAGCAGCTGCACAAGCCGATCACCGACCACAACGACTTCATCAACGTCATGGACGAGAACCTGATGAACCAGGTGGTGCAGTGCATCAACAGCGGCGAGGACTGCGAGTGACGGACCGCTAGAAAAGCCGGCGGTGGGATCTCCCACCGCCGGCTTTCGCGTGTCCCCCGAAGCGACGCGGTCAGTTGTCGTGGTGACCGGAGTGCGCCGGCTCGTCGCTCTTGCCGCCGCCGGGGGAATGACTTGCGTGGTTGAGCCCCACCTCCACGGTGCCGCCCAGCGTGCCGCGCAGCGTCCGCAGCACATTCTCGTGGCCGACGGCCACCCACTTGCGCCCGACCAGGTAGAAACCGCCGTAGTCCTTGGCCGTGTTGATCCACTCGCGCTGCCCGCGGTCGGTGGAGAAGGTCGCGAGGACGTATTTCTCCTTGCCCTTCTTGCACAGGGCCTGGCGGATGGTGTCGGCGTCGGTCTGCATGTTCGGCTTGCACCTGGCCTCGGCAGCGATGTGCTCCAGGCTGCCGGTCACCGTCTCCGGCACGGCCGCCTCGCCCTTGCCGTCGGATCCGCAGCCGGTCAGCGCCAGTATCGCCACCGCGCCGCTCAGCGCGAACATCGGTCGGGTCACCCTCATCTGTTCCTCCGGTCCTTGTCACGGCACGGTCCTCGTCACGGCACGGTCCGGACGCATGCCGCACGGAGCCCCGGCCAAGGCTCTCTCGCCTTCGATACGGCTGTGACGGGCGCAGCGCTCAAATTCGGGTGTCCCCGTAGGCACGTCCGTGCGAGTGTGCCCCGGTGAACCAGGACTGGGAAGATCGCGTGGCCGCCCTGTGGGGCCTGTTCGACGACTACGCCGAAGAGGAAGAGGACGAGGCTCGCTTCCGCGCCGAGGTCGACGCCCTCGTCGCCGAGCTGCCGGAGGGCAGCCCGCTCGGGCCGTTCGAGCAGGCCTGCGCCTGGGACTCCACGGGCCATTCGGACAAGGCGGTTCCGCTGTACCGGGAGGCGCTTGAGCTCGGCCTCGCCGATGTCAGCCCCTACAAGGCCCGCCGGACCAAGATCCAGCTGGCCAGCTCGCTGCGGAACATCGGCCGGGCCGAGGAGGGCGTCGCGCTGCTGACGCCCGAGCTGGACGCCCCGTCCGACGAACTGGACGACGCGGTGCGCGCCTGTCTCGCGCTGTGCCTGTCCAGCCTGGGCCGCGATCGCGAGGCGTTGTCGCTGGCCCTCGGTGCTCTGGCCCCGCATCTGCCGCGCTACCAGCGGTCGATGGCGAACTACGCCCGGCTGCTCGTGGAGCCCGGGGAGTCGCCGGGGGCGTGACACCCGTGGTCAGGTGACCATCCAACGATTCGCTCGTTCTGCTGAACGTGCAGTCACAGGATGTCGCCCAGCGCCCCGCGCCCCCTTTCCCCGCCGGCCCGGTCGTCGATGTCGAGCAGGCCGAGGCCGCACTCGTCGAGCACTATCCGCGGCTCGCGCGACTCGCCTATCTGGTGCTGCCGCCGGGCCTGGGCCGCAGCAGGCGCGTCCTCACCGCACACGCCCTCGCTCAGCGCGCACTCCCCCGCAACCGCACACCGGCGCCGGTGATCCCCGCCCAGTCGACCGGCCGTGACGGCGACCCGGGCTACGCCCTGGTCCGTCTCCAGGTGCTGCGTACGGCGCTGGAGGCGGGGCTGCCGCTGAAGCGCAAGGCATGGCCGAAGCGCTCCCAGCTGCCGCCGGTGCTGCCGCAGGTGTGGGGCCTGAAGCTGTTCCCACGGGCCGGCGGCGCCGACGAACTCGCCCTGGACCAGCGGCTGTCCGCCCTGTCCGGTCCGGCCCGGGCCGCGTACGCGCTGCGCGGCCTGGAGCGGCTGACGGACGACGGCGTACGCAAGGTGCTGGCGGCCGCGGGGGTCGCCGACGCGGCCGGCGCGCTGCTGGAGGCCGACGGGATCCCCGCGCAGTACGGGCTGCTCGACTCCCCCGAGTTCGACCCCTGCTCGCTTCAGGCCCGCCCCACCGACCTGATGCGGCGCCGCCAGCACTTGAAGGCCGCGCTGGCCGCCGGGGCGGCCCTGCTGGTGTGCGGGGCTCTGCTGGGTCTGCCCGGCGAGGGCTGGGGCCCCGACGGCGCCGCCGCGCCGCCCTACGCGCGGAACCCGGCCGCCCAGGCCGCCCTGGACCCGGCGAAGCTGACCAGGGTCTCCCCCACCGCGTGGCGCGGCTCGGCGCGCACCGACTTCTCGGTGTGGCCGGCCCGCGGCGATCTCACCGGCGACTCGGCCCTGCTGCGCCGCGCCCTGGCCGTCTGGGCCCGCCCGGGCGAGACGGTCCGGGTGTCCGCGACGCCCGGCACCCCGTCCGGCGGCCCGGCCGGACCGCCCCAGCTGCTGTACGCGGGGACCGTCGACGCCGCGCGCGTGGTGATCCTCTACGACGGTCTGCGCATCGCCCGGTACGCCGAGCCGAAGGAGGGCACGCAGGGCGCCGCCCTCGACTTCGCCCGGGTCGACGGCGCGGGCCGGGCCGAGGCGGGCGCGGTGGTCCTGGGCCGGGCCGACGGCAACGTCCGCTATCTGACCGCCCCTTGGGTGAGGAAGGCCGGCGAGCGGGACCTGATGAAGCCGGGCTCCGGCGCGATGGACCTAACCCTCACCGACGGTGTGACCGGGCCGCTGGCCAGCCCGGTCCTGCGGTCCGGCGCGTGCACGTCGTGGAACGTGCTGCAACTGGCCGACGGCACGCGGACGCGGCTGCTGTCCGACCTCGGCGAACTGGTCCCGGCCCGGCTCACCGCCGGACGGCCCGGGTCCCCGGGCGAAGCGTCCGGCGCCGAGGCGCTGCGCACCTGGGAGCCGTTCGCCTGCTCGCTGGCCACGGTGCGCTCCGCGGGTGTGCGGAGCGTCAACGCCTGGGCGTTCAACGAGCAGCCGCTGCCGGACGCGAGCGGTTCGGCCGCGTGGGTGTGCACCCGGGCCGAGACCTGGCGGGGCGGCGGGGCGCGGGTGCTGGCCCAGTTCCACACGCCGGGCGGGACGTACGGGGCGGTGGCGGCGAAGGCCGAGAACGTCCCGGCGTGCGGGGCGCGCGACCCGTATGTGCTGGCCGGAGTCCTGTGGAAGTCGGAGGCGGGCGACTGGTACCTGCTGGCCGCCGGCAGCCGGGAGACCGCGTCGATCCGGGCGACGGGCGGGGTTGGTGGGGTGTCGCAGACCAGTTTGCTGACCGTGCCGGCCGAGCAGGGAGCCCGGGCCGAGCTGAAGGGCACGCTGCGGGACGGGCGTTCGATCGGCGGGCTGCGCTGAGCGGCGGCTGAGGCGTCCGCCCGGCGCACCCGGGCGACCGTTCCCGACCGATCCGATCCGTTCGAGGCCGGAATCGATCGGTAAGGTGTTCGCATGACTACCGGGGTTCGCCGCAGAATGGGAGTGGAGGAGCGGCGGCAGCAGTTGATCGGCGTCGCCCTCGAACTGTTCAGCCGCCGCTCGCCCGACGAGGTCTCGATCGACGAGATAGCGTCGGCCGCGGGCATTTCACGCCCGTTGGTCTACCACTACTTCCCCGGCAAACTCAGCCTGTACGAGGCCGCGTTGAAGCGGGCC encodes the following:
- a CDS encoding NAD-dependent epimerase/dehydratase family protein; this encodes MRLLVLGGTEFAGRAVVEAALGRGWEVTVFHRGRHEAPPGVRSLLGDRTAPDGLTALAGDPGEWDVVVDTWSAAPCAVRDAARLLRGRARRYVYVSSCSVYAWAPPAGYGEDAPLVEGASDDADETDYPRDKRGGELAVLDAFGEDRSVLVRAGLLLGPYENIGRLPWWLGRMARGGPVLAPGPRELPLQYVDVRDLAEWILLAAERELSGPYNLMSPQGHTTMGELLDTCARVTGGGAELRWTEPEVILEAGIAPWTELPVWVPPGSDLHDALHGADVSRALAAGLSCRPVEETVAGTWRWLQDVGGAAPQRPDRPRPGLDPEVEAKVLAAAGGVRNTTP
- a CDS encoding tetratricopeptide repeat protein — translated: MNQDWEDRVAALWGLFDDYAEEEEDEARFRAEVDALVAELPEGSPLGPFEQACAWDSTGHSDKAVPLYREALELGLADVSPYKARRTKIQLASSLRNIGRAEEGVALLTPELDAPSDELDDAVRACLALCLSSLGRDREALSLALGALAPHLPRYQRSMANYARLLVEPGESPGA
- a CDS encoding sensor histidine kinase, producing the protein MTMDTKSGNGRTKGRGIGLAAVRGLTLALVSLPGAVLCLTLSLVSMALIPTGVGLVTTPYVLQGVRAFANWRRVLAAEWGGVRIPPAYRPLPRGNPWTRTFGMLRDPATWRDLRWLPVDMTAGFVTALLPAVLLFYPLEGIAIAAWLWRLLDGDGGYWYGFVRVHDQRSALGAGVLALVLLFFAHFLTPRLLDAHFRLTRAVLGSGQRELAERVRVLTETRRDAVDTSAAELRRIERDLHDGAQARLVAVGMDLGTIEALLDKDPAKAKELIAQARRSSVEALSELRELVRGIHPPVLAERGLGDAVRALALRLPVATEVTVDLPGRAEAPVESAAYFAVSEVLTNAVKHSGADRIWVDLHHTDGHLRATVTDNGKGGAVIGAGSGLAGVERRLGTFDGVLAVSSPAGGPTMVTMEIPCA
- a CDS encoding DUF1996 domain-containing protein; this encodes MGRNTRKRRTPLATKAVAASAALALGGGGLIWANFYASAHEENSANQTKAAGAQIATIQCPDVGQKLSDVPDGARQGVDKELANLDKQITEAYARLASTRQAQAGDSGFVNNAILGPLKSKRVAAIDRIGINIRRVGGQAPQGLDQLAECQGMAADQPEVNDGNGQGGDQNNGGQDQGQDQGQGQDNGQDQGQDNGQDQGGGQVGDNGNGAAGPVAADFVDINQVQPGSRDLQNGLAANGDSGSTGSFTAKCGVNENNLFNSDNLIVAPGVDNGAHHTHDYVGNQDNDAFSSDEDLANAETSCQNQGDKSTYYWPVLRLQDGTQEFDAGDLGGGAEGNVGKILKASQADMKFVGNKKSDVVAMPKFLRIITGDAKAFTNGLANANTSFSCTGFEDRQVTDKYVICPEGSQVVRTSNFQSCWDGQNIDSANHRDHVAFVQQDGSCPNGFQAIPQLQVRLVYDVPAPTIENGQVQNPYAVDGFPEQLHKPITDHNDFINVMDENLMNQVVQCINSGEDCE
- a CDS encoding response regulator transcription factor encodes the protein MRVVLAEDLFLLRDGLVRLLRAHDFEIAAAVESGPELAAALAELAPDVAVVDVRLPPTHTDEGLQCALEARRKRPGLPVLVLSQHVEQLYARELLADGTGGVGYLLKDRVFDAEQFVDAVRRVAAGGTAMDPQVIQQLLTRRAADDRPLGRLTPRELEVLEQMAQGRSNTAIAARLVVTERAIAKHTANIFAKLGLEVSDDDNRRVLAVLAYLDHGR